In one Anas platyrhynchos isolate ZD024472 breed Pekin duck chromosome 8, IASCAAS_PekinDuck_T2T, whole genome shotgun sequence genomic region, the following are encoded:
- the MYSM1 gene encoding deubiquitinase MYSM1 isoform X3 encodes MAAEETEVDVEGDPAAAPGEGEPGEHESTASSLLQDHYLDSSWRADNNLPWTLDSSISEENRAVIEKMLLEEEYYLSNKSLSEKIWLNQKEAEKRSMKRVRSPTKSTSYSVKWTSEEKELFEQGLVKFGRRWTKIAKLIGSRTVLQVKSYARQYFKNKAKNDESEREEQNQCGSSLPSEDGIRVEAWSSGNLRGRADPNLNAVKIEKLSDDEEVDITDDTDELFSPTFQQDAGKPELSVISRSPVEETKGTEHVFPSVGHSSAISLSKEDSQHTKQDTADVLLFRGVAATCSQHRNGDKSVNLDYQQCNNFIEKAEQGRTETSHGSKQVADQELNEEQRDLADNGLLFHSPCQADEDHQEEAEELKPPDQEVEIDRSIILEEEKQAIPEFFEGRQAKTPERYLKIRNYILDQWERCKPKYLNKTSVRPGLKNCGDVNCIGRIHTYLELIGAINFGCEQAVYNRPQPADKTRSKEGKDTVEAYQLAQRLQSMRTRRRRVRDPWGNWCDAKDLEGQTFEHLSAEELARRREEEKLKPAKSSKGSRQIKSSFDPFQLIPCCLFTEEKQEPFQVKVSSEALLIMDLHSHVSMAEVIGLLGGRYSEADKIVEVCAAEPCNSLSTGLQCEMDPVSQTQASETLAARGYSVIGWYHSHPAFDPNPSIRDIDTQAKYQSYFSRGGAMFIGMIISPYNRNNPLPYSQMTCLVISDEISSDGSYRLPYKFEVQQMSEEPQWELIFEKTRWIIEKYKFCHSSVPMDKIFHRDSDLTCLQKLLECMRRTLDKVTNCFIAEEFLTQIENLFLSTYKSEKKSNAEENKNECSNESPM; translated from the exons TCTTGATTCATCTTGGAGAGCTGATAACAATCTT CCGTGGACATTGGATAGCAGCATTAGCGAAGAAAACAGGGCTGTCATTGAGAAAATGTTGCTGGAGGAAGA ATATTATTTATCTAATAAATCACTTTCTGAGAAAATATGGCTCAATCAAAAGGAAGCAGAGAAAAGATCTATGAAAAG GGTGCGATCACCTACAAAATCCACTAGCTACTCAGTAAAGTGgacatcagaagaaaaagaactgtTTGAACAAGGACTG GTCAAGTTCGGCCGCCGGTGGACAAAAATTGCCAAGCTGATTGGAAGTCGCACTGTTCTACAAGTAAAGAGCTATGCTAGGCAGTACTTTAAGAACAAG GCAAAAAATGATGAATCTGAAAGAGAAGAGCAAAATCAGTGTGGTAGCAGTCTTCCTTCTGAAGATGGGATAAGGGTAGAAGCATGGTCATCTGGAAACTTGAGAGGCCGTGCAGACCCTAATCTGAATGCAGTGAAAATTGAAAAGCTGTCAGATGATGAAGAAGTAGATATAACCGATGACACGGATGAATTATTTTCTCCTACATTCCAGCAAGATGCTGGAAAACCTGAATTATCTGTGATTTCAAGAAGTCCAGTTGAAGAAACGAAAGGAACGGAACACGTTTTTCCATCTGTTGGACACAGTTCTGCTATTTCTTTATCTAAAGAAGATTCTCAGCATACCAAACAAGACACAGCGGATGTGTTACTATTTCGAGGTGTCGCAGCAACATGTTCTCAGCACAGGAACGGTGATAAATCTGTGAATTTAGATTACCAGCAATGCAATAATTTTATTGAgaaagctgagcaaggcagAACAGAAACATCTCATGGGTCTAAACAAGTTGCTGATCAAGAGCTTAATGAGGAGCAGAGAGACCTGGCTGATAACGGATTGCTTTTTCATTCTCCCTGCCAAGCGGATGAAGATCATCAAGAGGAAGCAGAGGAGCTTAAGCCACCTGATCAAGAAGTGGAGATTGATAGAAGCATCAtcctggaagaagaaaaacaagctatTCCTGAATTTTTTGAAGGGCGTCAGGCTAAAACACCAGAGCGTTACTTGAAAATTAGGAATTATATTTTGGATCAATG GGAGAGATGTAAACCCAAATACCTGAATAAGACCTCAGTGCGTCCAGGCCTGAAGAACTGCGGTGATGTTAACTGTATTGGACGGATCCACACATACTTGGAATTAATAGGAGCAATTAACTTCGGCTgtg AACAGGCTGTCTATAACAGGCCCCAACCAGCTGATAAAACACGGTCCAAAGAAGGCAAAGACACAGTAGAAGCATATCAGCTGGCGCAGCGTTTGCAGTCCATG CGTACAAGAAGACGGCGAGTGCGAGACCCTTGGGGAAACTGGTGTGATGCTAAGGATTTGGAAGGACAGACATTTGAG catctaTCTGCTGAAGAATTagcaagaagaagagaagaagaaaaacttaaACCTGCAAAATCTTCTAAAGGTTCAAGAcaaataaaaag tTCCTTTGATCCCTTTCAGCTGATACCATGCTGTTtattcactgaagaaaaacag GAACCTTTTCAGGTGAAAGTGTCTTCAGAAGCACTTTTAATAATGGATTTG CACTCTCATGTGTCTATGGCAGAAGTAATAGGGTTACTAGGTGGAAGATACTCTGAAGCTGATAAAATTGTAGAA GTTTGTGCAGCGGAGCCGTGCAATAGTCTCAGCACAGGACTGCAGTGCGAGATGGATCCGGTATCGCAAACACAGGCCTCAGAAACGCTTGCTGCCAGAGGATACAGTGTTATAGGGTGGTACCATTCCCACCCAGCGTTTGACCCCAACCCTTCTATACGAGATATTGACACTCAAGCTAAATACCAG aGTTATTTCTCCAGGGGTGGTGCCATGTTCATTGGAATGATTATAAGTCCTTATAACCGAAATAATCCTCTTCCGTACTCTCAAATGACTTGTCTAGTAATTAGTGATGAGATCAGTTCTGATGGCTCCTACC GCCTGCCCTACAAATTTGAAGTACAGCAGATGTCAGAGGAACCTCAATGGgaattaatatttgaaaaaacaaGATGGATaattgaaaaatacaaattctgtCACAG CAGTGTCCCCATGGATAAAATTTTTCATAGAGATTCTGACCTGACTTGTTTGCAGAAA CTTTTGGAGTGCATGAGGAGGACTTTAGACAAGGTAACAAACTGCTTCATTGCTGAAGAGTTCTTGACTCAAATAGAAAACTTATTCCTCTCCACATACAAGAGTGAAAAAAAGAGTaatgctgaagaaaacaagaatgaaTGTTCAAATGAATCGCCAATGTGA
- the MYSM1 gene encoding deubiquitinase MYSM1 isoform X6: MKVQLQACCRTTILIHLGELITIFPHKKTGKVMVRSPTKSTSYSVKWTSEEKELFEQGLVKFGRRWTKIAKLIGSRTVLQVKSYARQYFKNKAKNDESEREEQNQCGSSLPSEDGIRVEAWSSGNLRGRADPNLNAVKIEKLSDDEEVDITDDTDELFSPTFQQDAGKPELSVISRSPVEETKGTEHVFPSVGHSSAISLSKEDSQHTKQDTADVLLFRGVAATCSQHRNGDKSVNLDYQQCNNFIEKAEQGRTETSHGSKQVADQELNEEQRDLADNGLLFHSPCQADEDHQEEAEELKPPDQEVEIDRSIILEEEKQAIPEFFEGRQAKTPERYLKIRNYILDQWERCKPKYLNKTSVRPGLKNCGDVNCIGRIHTYLELIGAINFGCEQAVYNRPQPADKTRSKEGKDTVEAYQLAQRLQSMRTRRRRVRDPWGNWCDAKDLEGQTFEHLSAEELARRREEEKLKPAKSSKGSRQIKSSFDPFQLIPCCLFTEEKQEPFQVKVSSEALLIMDLHSHVSMAEVIGLLGGRYSEADKIVEVCAAEPCNSLSTGLQCEMDPVSQTQASETLAARGYSVIGWYHSHPAFDPNPSIRDIDTQAKYQSYFSRGGAMFIGMIISPYNRNNPLPYSQMTCLVISDEISSDGSYRLPYKFEVQQMSEEPQWELIFEKTRWIIEKYKFCHSSVPMDKIFHRDSDLTCLQKLLECMRRTLDKVTNCFIAEEFLTQIENLFLSTYKSEKKSNAEENKNECSNESPM; encoded by the exons TCTTGATTCATCTTGGAGAGCTGATAACAATCTT TCCACAtaagaaaactggaaaagtCAT GGTGCGATCACCTACAAAATCCACTAGCTACTCAGTAAAGTGgacatcagaagaaaaagaactgtTTGAACAAGGACTG GTCAAGTTCGGCCGCCGGTGGACAAAAATTGCCAAGCTGATTGGAAGTCGCACTGTTCTACAAGTAAAGAGCTATGCTAGGCAGTACTTTAAGAACAAG GCAAAAAATGATGAATCTGAAAGAGAAGAGCAAAATCAGTGTGGTAGCAGTCTTCCTTCTGAAGATGGGATAAGGGTAGAAGCATGGTCATCTGGAAACTTGAGAGGCCGTGCAGACCCTAATCTGAATGCAGTGAAAATTGAAAAGCTGTCAGATGATGAAGAAGTAGATATAACCGATGACACGGATGAATTATTTTCTCCTACATTCCAGCAAGATGCTGGAAAACCTGAATTATCTGTGATTTCAAGAAGTCCAGTTGAAGAAACGAAAGGAACGGAACACGTTTTTCCATCTGTTGGACACAGTTCTGCTATTTCTTTATCTAAAGAAGATTCTCAGCATACCAAACAAGACACAGCGGATGTGTTACTATTTCGAGGTGTCGCAGCAACATGTTCTCAGCACAGGAACGGTGATAAATCTGTGAATTTAGATTACCAGCAATGCAATAATTTTATTGAgaaagctgagcaaggcagAACAGAAACATCTCATGGGTCTAAACAAGTTGCTGATCAAGAGCTTAATGAGGAGCAGAGAGACCTGGCTGATAACGGATTGCTTTTTCATTCTCCCTGCCAAGCGGATGAAGATCATCAAGAGGAAGCAGAGGAGCTTAAGCCACCTGATCAAGAAGTGGAGATTGATAGAAGCATCAtcctggaagaagaaaaacaagctatTCCTGAATTTTTTGAAGGGCGTCAGGCTAAAACACCAGAGCGTTACTTGAAAATTAGGAATTATATTTTGGATCAATG GGAGAGATGTAAACCCAAATACCTGAATAAGACCTCAGTGCGTCCAGGCCTGAAGAACTGCGGTGATGTTAACTGTATTGGACGGATCCACACATACTTGGAATTAATAGGAGCAATTAACTTCGGCTgtg AACAGGCTGTCTATAACAGGCCCCAACCAGCTGATAAAACACGGTCCAAAGAAGGCAAAGACACAGTAGAAGCATATCAGCTGGCGCAGCGTTTGCAGTCCATG CGTACAAGAAGACGGCGAGTGCGAGACCCTTGGGGAAACTGGTGTGATGCTAAGGATTTGGAAGGACAGACATTTGAG catctaTCTGCTGAAGAATTagcaagaagaagagaagaagaaaaacttaaACCTGCAAAATCTTCTAAAGGTTCAAGAcaaataaaaag tTCCTTTGATCCCTTTCAGCTGATACCATGCTGTTtattcactgaagaaaaacag GAACCTTTTCAGGTGAAAGTGTCTTCAGAAGCACTTTTAATAATGGATTTG CACTCTCATGTGTCTATGGCAGAAGTAATAGGGTTACTAGGTGGAAGATACTCTGAAGCTGATAAAATTGTAGAA GTTTGTGCAGCGGAGCCGTGCAATAGTCTCAGCACAGGACTGCAGTGCGAGATGGATCCGGTATCGCAAACACAGGCCTCAGAAACGCTTGCTGCCAGAGGATACAGTGTTATAGGGTGGTACCATTCCCACCCAGCGTTTGACCCCAACCCTTCTATACGAGATATTGACACTCAAGCTAAATACCAG aGTTATTTCTCCAGGGGTGGTGCCATGTTCATTGGAATGATTATAAGTCCTTATAACCGAAATAATCCTCTTCCGTACTCTCAAATGACTTGTCTAGTAATTAGTGATGAGATCAGTTCTGATGGCTCCTACC GCCTGCCCTACAAATTTGAAGTACAGCAGATGTCAGAGGAACCTCAATGGgaattaatatttgaaaaaacaaGATGGATaattgaaaaatacaaattctgtCACAG CAGTGTCCCCATGGATAAAATTTTTCATAGAGATTCTGACCTGACTTGTTTGCAGAAA CTTTTGGAGTGCATGAGGAGGACTTTAGACAAGGTAACAAACTGCTTCATTGCTGAAGAGTTCTTGACTCAAATAGAAAACTTATTCCTCTCCACATACAAGAGTGAAAAAAAGAGTaatgctgaagaaaacaagaatgaaTGTTCAAATGAATCGCCAATGTGA
- the MYSM1 gene encoding deubiquitinase MYSM1 isoform X2, whose product MAAEETEVDVEGDPAAAPGEGEPGEHESTASSLLQDHYLDSSWRADNNLPWTLDSSISEENRAVIEKMLLEEEYYLSNKSLSEKIWLNQKEAEKRSMKSPHKKTGKVMVRSPTKSTSYSVKWTSEEKELFEQGLVKFGRRWTKIAKLIGSRTVLQVKSYARQYFKNKAKNDESEREEQNQCGSSLPSEDGIRVEAWSSGNLRGRADPNLNAVKIEKLSDDEEVDITDDTDELFSPTFQQDAGKPELSVISRSPVEETKGTEHVFPSVGHSSAISLSKEDSQHTKQDTADVLLFRGVAATCSQHRNGDKSVNLDYQQCNNFIEKAEQGRTETSHGSKQVADQELNEEQRDLADNGLLFHSPCQADEDHQEEAEELKPPDQEVEIDRSIILEEEKQAIPEFFEGRQAKTPERYLKIRNYILDQWERCKPKYLNKTSVRPGLKNCGDVNCIGRIHTYLELIGAINFGCEQAVYNRPQPADKTRSKEGKDTVEAYQLAQRLQSMRTRRRRVRDPWGNWCDAKDLEGQTFEHLSAEELARRREEEKLKPAKSSKGSRQIKSSFDPFQLIPCCLFTEEKQEPFQVKVSSEALLIMDLHSHVSMAEVIGLLGGRYSEADKIVEVCAAEPCNSLSTGLQCEMDPVSQTQASETLAARGYSVIGWYHSHPAFDPNPSIRDIDTQAKYQSYFSRGGAMFIGMIISPYNRNNPLPYSQMTCLVISDEISSDGSYRLPYKFEVQQMSEEPQWELIFEKTRWIIEKYKFCHSVPMDKIFHRDSDLTCLQKLLECMRRTLDKVTNCFIAEEFLTQIENLFLSTYKSEKKSNAEENKNECSNESPM is encoded by the exons TCTTGATTCATCTTGGAGAGCTGATAACAATCTT CCGTGGACATTGGATAGCAGCATTAGCGAAGAAAACAGGGCTGTCATTGAGAAAATGTTGCTGGAGGAAGA ATATTATTTATCTAATAAATCACTTTCTGAGAAAATATGGCTCAATCAAAAGGAAGCAGAGAAAAGATCTATGAAAAG TCCACAtaagaaaactggaaaagtCAT GGTGCGATCACCTACAAAATCCACTAGCTACTCAGTAAAGTGgacatcagaagaaaaagaactgtTTGAACAAGGACTG GTCAAGTTCGGCCGCCGGTGGACAAAAATTGCCAAGCTGATTGGAAGTCGCACTGTTCTACAAGTAAAGAGCTATGCTAGGCAGTACTTTAAGAACAAG GCAAAAAATGATGAATCTGAAAGAGAAGAGCAAAATCAGTGTGGTAGCAGTCTTCCTTCTGAAGATGGGATAAGGGTAGAAGCATGGTCATCTGGAAACTTGAGAGGCCGTGCAGACCCTAATCTGAATGCAGTGAAAATTGAAAAGCTGTCAGATGATGAAGAAGTAGATATAACCGATGACACGGATGAATTATTTTCTCCTACATTCCAGCAAGATGCTGGAAAACCTGAATTATCTGTGATTTCAAGAAGTCCAGTTGAAGAAACGAAAGGAACGGAACACGTTTTTCCATCTGTTGGACACAGTTCTGCTATTTCTTTATCTAAAGAAGATTCTCAGCATACCAAACAAGACACAGCGGATGTGTTACTATTTCGAGGTGTCGCAGCAACATGTTCTCAGCACAGGAACGGTGATAAATCTGTGAATTTAGATTACCAGCAATGCAATAATTTTATTGAgaaagctgagcaaggcagAACAGAAACATCTCATGGGTCTAAACAAGTTGCTGATCAAGAGCTTAATGAGGAGCAGAGAGACCTGGCTGATAACGGATTGCTTTTTCATTCTCCCTGCCAAGCGGATGAAGATCATCAAGAGGAAGCAGAGGAGCTTAAGCCACCTGATCAAGAAGTGGAGATTGATAGAAGCATCAtcctggaagaagaaaaacaagctatTCCTGAATTTTTTGAAGGGCGTCAGGCTAAAACACCAGAGCGTTACTTGAAAATTAGGAATTATATTTTGGATCAATG GGAGAGATGTAAACCCAAATACCTGAATAAGACCTCAGTGCGTCCAGGCCTGAAGAACTGCGGTGATGTTAACTGTATTGGACGGATCCACACATACTTGGAATTAATAGGAGCAATTAACTTCGGCTgtg AACAGGCTGTCTATAACAGGCCCCAACCAGCTGATAAAACACGGTCCAAAGAAGGCAAAGACACAGTAGAAGCATATCAGCTGGCGCAGCGTTTGCAGTCCATG CGTACAAGAAGACGGCGAGTGCGAGACCCTTGGGGAAACTGGTGTGATGCTAAGGATTTGGAAGGACAGACATTTGAG catctaTCTGCTGAAGAATTagcaagaagaagagaagaagaaaaacttaaACCTGCAAAATCTTCTAAAGGTTCAAGAcaaataaaaag tTCCTTTGATCCCTTTCAGCTGATACCATGCTGTTtattcactgaagaaaaacag GAACCTTTTCAGGTGAAAGTGTCTTCAGAAGCACTTTTAATAATGGATTTG CACTCTCATGTGTCTATGGCAGAAGTAATAGGGTTACTAGGTGGAAGATACTCTGAAGCTGATAAAATTGTAGAA GTTTGTGCAGCGGAGCCGTGCAATAGTCTCAGCACAGGACTGCAGTGCGAGATGGATCCGGTATCGCAAACACAGGCCTCAGAAACGCTTGCTGCCAGAGGATACAGTGTTATAGGGTGGTACCATTCCCACCCAGCGTTTGACCCCAACCCTTCTATACGAGATATTGACACTCAAGCTAAATACCAG aGTTATTTCTCCAGGGGTGGTGCCATGTTCATTGGAATGATTATAAGTCCTTATAACCGAAATAATCCTCTTCCGTACTCTCAAATGACTTGTCTAGTAATTAGTGATGAGATCAGTTCTGATGGCTCCTACC GCCTGCCCTACAAATTTGAAGTACAGCAGATGTCAGAGGAACCTCAATGGgaattaatatttgaaaaaacaaGATGGATaattgaaaaatacaaattctgtCACAG TGTCCCCATGGATAAAATTTTTCATAGAGATTCTGACCTGACTTGTTTGCAGAAA CTTTTGGAGTGCATGAGGAGGACTTTAGACAAGGTAACAAACTGCTTCATTGCTGAAGAGTTCTTGACTCAAATAGAAAACTTATTCCTCTCCACATACAAGAGTGAAAAAAAGAGTaatgctgaagaaaacaagaatgaaTGTTCAAATGAATCGCCAATGTGA